One Oncorhynchus kisutch isolate 150728-3 linkage group LG13, Okis_V2, whole genome shotgun sequence DNA window includes the following coding sequences:
- the LOC109902100 gene encoding gamma-aminobutyric acid type B receptor subunit 1 isoform X4: MLEGRNITHCTKLGKWDSSKPVCLYDRNYKGKKKLYIGALFPMSGGWPGGQACLPSAQMALDLVNNRTDILPDYELELIYYDSMCDPGESTKLLYDLLYTEPIKTVLMPGCSSVSTLVAEAARMWNLIVLSYGSSSPALSNRNRFPTFFRTHPSATLHNPTRVRLFQKWKWTKIATIQQTTEVFTSTLDDLEQRVKEAGIEISVRQSFLTDPAVAVKNLKRQDARIIVGLFYETEARKVFCEVFKEKLYGKKYVWFLIGWYADNWFKIKDPSINCTIENMTEAVEGHVTTEIVMLNPETIRGASNLTSQEFLGALMNRLGGKNPEETGGFQEAPLAYDAVWALALALNKTVAPLKAKGRRLEDFNYNNHDITAEIYRALNTSSFEGVSGHVVFDAQGSRMAMTLIEQLQGGSYKKIGYYDSSQKNLSWFGNDVWIGAGPPADSTIVIEEFRYLSQKLFAAVSVFAGLGILLGIVCLTFNIYNSNVRYIQNSQPYLNNMTAVGCMMALAAVFPLGIDGHHIHRSQFPVVCQFRLWLLGLGFSLAYGSMFTKIWWVHNLFTKKEEKKEKRKHLEPWKLYATVGVLLAIDVLSLMIWQIVDPLHITVEKFTREAPKGDLDVLIQPLLEHCTSEKMNTWLGVVYGYKGLLLLLGIFLAYETKSVSTEKINDHRAVGMAIYNVAVLCMITAPVTMILTSQQDASFAFAALAIVFSVYITLVVLFVPKMRRLITRGEWQSEQQDTLKTGSSTNNNDEEKSRQLERENRELQKIIQEKEQRVSELRNQLVERQALRNRRRPSSGTNQNHSNPSPPSSQPDPKSLLPPPGYPNPASDNHSSLPPSFSNSSNLYQADSKISRNHCHNSQIPLLYK; the protein is encoded by the exons tgtGACCCAGGGGAGTCCACCAAGTTGCTCTATGATCTGCTCTACACAGAGCCCATCAAGACAGTCCTGATGCCCGGCTGCAGCTCCGTATCCACACTGGTAGCAGAGGCTGCTCGCATGTGGAACCTCATAGTG ttgtCCTATGGCTCCAGCTCTCCAGCCTTGTCCAACAGGAACCGCTTCCCCACCTTCTTCCGCACCCACCCCTCGGCCACCCTCCACAACCCCACCAGGGTACGCCTCTTCCAGAAGTGGAAGTGGACCAAGATCGCTACCATCCAGCAGACCACAGAGGTCTTCACTTCG ACTCTGGATGATCTGGAGCAGAGGGTGAAGGAGGCAGGGATTGAGATCAGTGTGAGACAGAGCTTCCTCACCGACCCGGCTGTCGCTGTCAAGAACCTCAAG CGTCAGGATGCCAGAATAATTGTGGGGCTCTTCTATGAGACGGAAGCCAGGAAGGTGTTTTGCGAG gtATTTAAGGAGAAACTGTATGGGAAGAAATATGTGTGGTTTCTGATTGGTTGGTACGCTGATAACTGGTTCAAGATCAAAGACCCGTCCatcaactgcaccatcgagaacatgaCAGAGGCGGTGGAGGGCCACGTTACCACGGAGATCGTCATGCTCAACCCCGAGACCATCCGCGGAGCCTCCAACCTG ACCTCTCAGGAGTTCCTGGGGGCGTTGATGAACCGGCTGGGGGGTAAGAACCCGGAAGAGACAGGGGGCTTCCAGGAGGCCCCTCTGGCCTACGACGCTGTCTGGGCCCTGGCCCTGGCCCTCAACAAGACTGTGGCCCCTCTGAAGGCCAAAGGCCGCAGGCTGGAGGACTTCAACTACAACAACCATGACATCACAGCAGAGATCTACCGCGCCCTCAACACCAGCTCATTTGAAGGCGTGTCT GGCCATGTGGTGTTTGATGCCCAGGGTTCCAGGATGGCGATGACCCTTATTGAGCAACTGCAAG GAGGCAGTTATAAGAAGATTGGATACTACGACAGCTCTCAGAAGAATCTCTCCTGGTTCGGCAACGATGTGTGGATAG gtgcCGGGCCCCCGGCTGACTCGACAATAGTCATTGAGGAGTTTAGGTACCTCTCTCAGAAGCTGTTTGCTGCTGTGTCTGTCTTCGCTGGTCTGGGCATCCTGCTGGGCATCGTCTGTCTGACCTTCAACATCTACAACAGCAACGTCCG GTACATCCAGAACTCCCAGCCCTACCTGAACAACATGACGGCAGTGGGTTGTATGATGGCCCTGGCTGCTGTGTTTCCCCTGGGGATCGACGGACACCACATCCACAGGTCCCAGTTCCCTGTGGTCTGTCAG ttcCGTCTGTGGCTGCTCGGCCTGGGCTTCAGTCTGGCCTATGGCAGCATGTTCACCAAGATTTGGTGGGTACACAATCTCTTCAcaaagaaggaggagaagaaggagaagaggaag CACCTGGAGCCATGGAAACTCTATGCAACAGTTGGAGTGTTACTAGCCATAGACGTCCTGTCACTCATGATTTGGCAGATTGTGGATCCTTTACACATCACAGTAGAG AAGTTCACTAGGGAGGCCCCTAAAGGAGACTTGGATGTCCTGATTCAGCCCCTCCTGGAGCACTGCACCTCAGAGAAGATGAACACATGGCTCG gtgtagtgTATGGCTACAAGGGACTACTGCTGTTGCTGGGGATATTTCTAGCCTACGAGACCAAGTCTGTTTCCACGGAGAAGATCAATGACCATCGAGCCGTGGGGATGGCTATTTACAACGTGGCT GTGTTGTGCATGATCACGGCTCCCGTCACTATGATCCTCACGTCACAGCAGGATGCTTCCTTTGCCTTTGCCGCGTTGGCCATAGTGTTCTCTGTCTACATCACGCTGGTGGTGCTCTTTGTGCCCAAG atGCGCAGGCTGATTACGCGTGGTGAGTGGCAGTCGGAGCAGCAGGACACGCTGAAGACCGGCTCGTCCACCAACAACAACGACGAGGAGAAGTCTcgccagctggagagagagaaccgTGAGCTGCAGAAGATCATACAGGAG AAAGAGCAGAGGGTATCGGAGCTCCGcaaccagctggttgagagacAGGCCCTGCGCAACCGACGACGGCCCTCATCCGGCACCAATCAGAACCACAGCAACCCGTCCCCGCCCTCTTCCCAGCCAGACCCCAAGTCTCTCCTGCCCCCACCCGGTTACCCCAACCCTGCGTCGGACAATCACTCCTCCTTACCGCCCTCCTTCTCCAACTCCTCCAACCTGTACCAGGCGGACAGCAAGATAAGTCGCAACCACTGTCACAACAGCCAGATCCCCCTGCTCTAcaagtga
- the LOC109901472 gene encoding tumor necrosis factor, protein MEGYAMTPEDMERGPVYNTTVTAVAEGKASRGWLWRLCGVLLIAVLCAAAALLFAWCQHGRLATMQEETEPQLEILIGAKDTHHTLKQIAGNAKAAIHLEGEYNPNLTADTVQWRKDDGQAFSQGGFELQGNQILIPHTGLFFVYSQASFRVKCNGPGEHTTPLSHIIWRYSDSIGVNANLLSGVRSVCQRNYGDAESKIGEGWYNAVYLGAVFQLNEGDKLWTETNRLTDVEPEQGKNFFGVFAL, encoded by the exons ATGGAAGGGTATGCGATGACACCTGAAGACATGGAGAGGGGCCCTGTGTACAACACAACGGTGACAGCTGTTGCTGAGGGAAAGGCCTCCAGAGGTTGGCTATGGAGGCTGTGTGGGGTCCTCTTAATAGCAGTTCTATGTGCGGCAGCAGCCCTACTCTTTGCATGGTGTCAGCATGGTAGACTGGCAACG ATGCAGGAAGAAACGGAGCCTCAACTGGAGATACTCATTGGTGCAAAAG ACACCCACCATACATTGAAGCAGATTGCCGGCAATGCAAAAGCAGCCATCCATTTAGAGG GTGAATACAATCCTAATCTTACCGCTGACACCGTGCAGTGGAGAAAGGATGACGGCCAGGCTTTTTCCCAGGGCGGGTTCGAGCTACAGGGGAACCAAATCCTCATCCCACACACTGGGCTCTTCTTCGTTTACAGCCAGGCTTCATTTAGGGTCAAGTGTAATGGCCCGGGCGAGCATACCACTCCTCTGAGTCACATTATTTGGCGCTATTCGGACTCCATCGGGGTTAATGCTAATCTTCTTAGCGGGGTAAGGTCAGTTTGTCAACGAAACTACGGTGATGCTGAGTCCAAAATTGGCGAAGGCTGGTACAATGCAGTTTACCTTGGTGCGGTGTTTCAGCTGAATGAAGGGGACAAACTGTGGACTGAGACCAATCGACTGACCGACGTGGAGCCAGAGCAGGGCAAGAACTTCTTTGGTGTGTTTGCACtgtga